Proteins from one Microbacterium proteolyticum genomic window:
- a CDS encoding alpha-L-rhamnosidase, whose product MSAVEVTVRAELRDDGPFVATALPRLSWRVRTATSDWRQSGAELTDGVDTVALAGGESVLVDWPFRPLTAGEEREVRVRVTDTAGAISPWSPPLAVAAGFLDTDEWIAAPVGLSDPVTAAQPALMRTTFRLERPVRRALLFWTALGAAEPEINATPVSDDVLSPGWTSYRDRLVHETVDVTALLRVGENVLGATLAGAWYTEKYGFFTFTDRVYGDQPSFLAQLRVTYEDGTTETVAATGPGWEASPDGPVRASGIYAGEEQDLGRTGETVADGASWAPARVGAVARPGYETVPTPEARIAPPVRRIQSLPVAARLPTPSGGTILDFGQNLVGRLRLRVRGAAGTRVTIRHAEVLDAGELALRPLRNARAEASFVLSGGDDVLESRFTFYGFRYAQIEGIDVADTDVDAVVLHSDLVRTGWFSSSHGLLDRLHENVVWGMRGNFLSIPTDCPQRDERLGWTGDLQVFAPTASFLFDSAGFLTSWLRDLALEQGRHDGVVPLVIPAALPSFAGGGPVAAWGDAATVVPSVLHERFGDRAVLAAQYPSMRAWVEAVHRDAGDSGLWAGRMQLGDWLDPAAPPDKPGQAKVDADIVATACFARSLRLVADAAALLGHDAEAKRYGDLAERSRRAFVAEYVTPAGRMMSDAPTAYALALTFDLVEDPETRRALAGRLAALVREGGYRIGTGFVGTPLVADALSDGGHLAAAERLLLQTECPSWLYPVTMGATTVWERWGSLLPDGSVNPGEMTSFNHYALGAVADWLHRTVAGLAPATPGYRRLRIAPRPLATLEHASARHETPYGTTSVGWRREGDAVRITAVVPPNTTAEVDLPGIPADGTTAPATVGSGTHEWTVTVPTAPTAPPLPGLEASLAAVIDDPRAYAALLDTLTEVAPERLGAVRDDTVWAAGRPLASALMFTPPDVLDRVDRAVRAATGAV is encoded by the coding sequence ATGAGCGCGGTCGAGGTCACCGTCCGAGCCGAGCTGCGCGACGACGGCCCGTTCGTCGCGACGGCGCTCCCGCGCCTCTCGTGGCGCGTACGGACCGCGACGTCGGACTGGCGTCAGAGCGGCGCCGAGCTCACCGACGGCGTCGACACGGTCGCGCTCGCGGGCGGGGAGTCGGTGCTCGTGGACTGGCCGTTCCGCCCGCTGACCGCGGGCGAGGAGCGGGAGGTGCGCGTGCGCGTCACCGACACCGCCGGCGCGATCAGCCCGTGGAGCCCGCCGCTCGCCGTCGCCGCGGGCTTCCTGGACACGGACGAGTGGATCGCGGCGCCCGTCGGGCTCTCCGACCCCGTGACCGCGGCCCAGCCCGCCCTGATGCGGACCACCTTCCGGCTCGAGCGTCCGGTGCGCCGGGCGCTGCTGTTCTGGACGGCGCTCGGCGCGGCCGAGCCCGAGATCAACGCGACGCCCGTGAGCGACGACGTGCTCTCGCCCGGATGGACCTCGTACCGCGACCGGCTCGTGCACGAGACCGTCGACGTCACGGCGCTGCTCAGGGTCGGCGAGAACGTGCTCGGCGCGACGCTCGCCGGCGCCTGGTACACCGAGAAGTACGGGTTCTTCACCTTCACCGACCGTGTCTACGGCGACCAGCCGTCGTTCCTCGCGCAGCTGCGCGTGACGTACGAGGACGGCACGACCGAGACCGTCGCGGCCACCGGCCCCGGGTGGGAGGCCTCGCCGGACGGCCCCGTCCGCGCGAGCGGCATCTACGCCGGCGAGGAGCAGGACCTGGGCCGCACGGGCGAGACCGTCGCGGACGGCGCGAGCTGGGCCCCCGCCCGCGTCGGCGCCGTCGCCCGCCCGGGGTACGAAACGGTGCCGACGCCCGAGGCGCGCATCGCTCCGCCGGTGCGGCGCATCCAGTCGCTGCCGGTGGCCGCGCGCCTGCCCACGCCGTCCGGGGGCACGATCCTCGACTTCGGACAGAACCTCGTCGGACGCCTCCGCCTCCGCGTCCGCGGCGCGGCCGGAACGCGCGTCACGATCCGCCACGCCGAGGTGCTCGACGCCGGCGAACTGGCCCTGCGTCCCCTCCGCAACGCCCGGGCCGAGGCATCCTTCGTCCTGTCCGGCGGAGACGACGTGCTCGAGAGCCGCTTCACCTTCTACGGCTTCCGCTACGCGCAGATCGAGGGCATCGATGTCGCCGACACCGATGTCGACGCCGTCGTGCTGCACAGCGACCTGGTGCGCACCGGCTGGTTCTCGTCGTCGCACGGGCTGCTGGACCGGCTCCACGAGAACGTCGTGTGGGGCATGCGCGGCAACTTCCTGTCGATCCCGACCGACTGCCCGCAGCGCGACGAGCGACTGGGATGGACCGGTGACCTGCAGGTGTTCGCGCCCACCGCGAGCTTCCTGTTCGACAGCGCCGGGTTCCTCACGTCGTGGCTGCGCGACCTCGCCCTCGAGCAGGGGCGCCACGACGGCGTCGTCCCGCTCGTGATCCCCGCGGCGCTGCCGTCCTTCGCCGGTGGCGGCCCCGTCGCCGCGTGGGGCGACGCGGCCACCGTCGTGCCGTCGGTGCTGCACGAACGCTTCGGCGACCGCGCGGTGCTCGCCGCGCAGTACCCGAGCATGCGTGCGTGGGTCGAGGCCGTTCACCGCGACGCCGGAGACAGCGGACTGTGGGCCGGACGCATGCAGCTGGGCGACTGGCTCGACCCGGCAGCCCCGCCCGACAAGCCCGGCCAGGCGAAGGTGGATGCCGACATCGTCGCCACCGCGTGCTTCGCGCGGTCGCTGCGGCTCGTGGCCGACGCCGCCGCCCTCCTCGGGCACGACGCCGAGGCGAAGCGGTACGGCGACCTGGCCGAGCGCAGCCGCCGCGCTTTCGTGGCGGAGTACGTCACGCCCGCGGGCCGCATGATGAGCGACGCCCCCACGGCGTACGCGCTCGCTCTCACGTTCGACCTCGTCGAGGACCCCGAGACCCGCCGCGCCCTGGCCGGCCGCCTCGCGGCCCTCGTCCGCGAGGGCGGGTACCGCATCGGCACGGGTTTCGTCGGCACACCGCTCGTCGCCGACGCGCTGAGCGACGGCGGCCATCTCGCCGCCGCCGAACGGCTGCTGCTGCAGACCGAGTGCCCGTCCTGGCTGTACCCGGTCACGATGGGCGCCACCACCGTCTGGGAGCGCTGGGGCAGCCTCCTGCCCGACGGGTCGGTGAACCCGGGTGAGATGACCTCGTTCAACCACTACGCCCTGGGCGCCGTGGCCGACTGGCTGCACCGCACCGTCGCCGGCCTCGCCCCGGCGACGCCGGGCTACCGTCGCCTCCGGATCGCGCCGCGCCCGCTCGCGACGCTGGAGCATGCCTCCGCGCGGCACGAGACGCCCTACGGCACGACCTCGGTGGGGTGGCGACGCGAGGGCGACGCGGTCCGCATCACCGCCGTGGTGCCGCCGAACACGACCGCGGAGGTCGATCTCCCCGGCATCCCCGCCGACGGGACGACCGCGCCGGCGACCGTGGGATCGGGAACGCACGAGTGGACGGTGACCGTGCCCACGGCCCCGACCGCTCCCCCGCTCCCGGGGCTCGAGGCGTCGCTGGCCGCCGTCATCGACGACCCGCGCGCGTACGCCGCGCTCCTCGACACGCTCACCGAGGTCGCCCCCGAACGTCTCGGTGCCGTCCGCGACGACACCGTGTGGGCCGCGGGGCGTCCGCTCGCGAGCGCCCTCATGTTCACCCCGCCCGACGTCCTGGACCGCGTGGACCGCGCCGTCCGCGCGGCCACCGGCGCCGTCTGA
- a CDS encoding DUF5605 domain-containing protein yields MFDRRSTFGDALDHPGARAVLERFLPGVAASPMATQFRGGRLGQLVAIVPSLEDLDHRARFWEALAEIGDGDERPPYAPAIAPSATYEGEDVPRASARVRPAAATTMWGVLEVRVDGPAHGNPFVDVDAHATFRRPDGSPVRVGGFYDGDGEWVFRALADAEGTWSFETDATTPSLDGLTGTADVGPAASGAHGPVRVDGFHFRHADGTRHRPLGTTAYAWTHQPEALQEQTLATLAEGAFRKLRMCLFPKSYLFNANEPDDFVFPGSLADGFDLERFDPAHFRRLERRIAQLGEIGVEADLILFHAYDRWGFADLGPAVDDRYVRYLVRRLAAFSNVWWSLANEYDLVWGKDEDDWERIAAIVGEEDPFGHLISIHNCRPFYDYTRPWITHASMQRVDVYRTAENTDEWRERWGKPVVIDECAYEGDIDQGWGNITGEEMTRRFWEGAVRGGYVGHGETYLPAPVGEAVMPASAGSDDEVLWWAKGGVLHGSSPARIAFLERFLAAVPDGVLEPAASDWDVPWAQSPDGTVRVAYFGFNRPRFRSVLLGEGDWVIDVVDTWNMTIDRVDGIHSGTVRVTLPGRQFVALRVSRV; encoded by the coding sequence ATGTTCGACCGCCGCTCGACCTTCGGCGACGCTCTCGACCACCCCGGCGCCCGCGCCGTGCTGGAACGTTTCCTGCCCGGCGTCGCCGCGTCGCCCATGGCCACGCAGTTCCGCGGCGGCCGCCTCGGGCAGCTCGTCGCGATCGTGCCGAGCCTCGAAGACCTCGACCACCGCGCGCGGTTCTGGGAAGCGCTCGCCGAGATCGGCGACGGCGACGAGCGACCGCCCTACGCCCCGGCGATCGCGCCGTCGGCGACGTACGAGGGCGAGGACGTCCCGCGGGCGAGCGCGCGCGTCCGCCCGGCCGCCGCGACCACGATGTGGGGCGTGCTGGAAGTCCGCGTCGACGGCCCCGCGCACGGGAACCCCTTCGTCGACGTCGACGCGCACGCCACGTTCCGTCGTCCCGACGGATCGCCCGTCCGGGTCGGCGGGTTCTACGACGGCGACGGCGAGTGGGTGTTCCGGGCGCTCGCGGATGCCGAGGGCACCTGGTCGTTCGAGACGGATGCCACCACCCCGTCGCTCGACGGCCTCACCGGAACCGCGGACGTCGGTCCCGCGGCATCCGGGGCCCACGGTCCGGTCCGCGTGGACGGTTTCCACTTCCGGCACGCCGACGGCACCCGGCACCGACCGCTGGGGACGACGGCGTACGCCTGGACCCACCAGCCCGAAGCCCTCCAGGAGCAGACGCTCGCGACCCTCGCCGAGGGCGCGTTCCGCAAACTCCGCATGTGCCTGTTCCCGAAGTCGTACCTGTTCAACGCCAACGAGCCCGACGACTTCGTCTTCCCCGGGTCGCTGGCCGACGGGTTCGACCTCGAGCGCTTCGACCCGGCGCACTTCCGCCGTCTCGAGCGCCGCATCGCCCAGCTCGGCGAGATCGGCGTCGAAGCCGACCTGATCCTGTTCCACGCCTACGACCGCTGGGGGTTCGCCGACCTCGGCCCCGCGGTCGACGACCGGTACGTCCGCTACCTCGTGCGACGGCTGGCGGCGTTCTCGAACGTGTGGTGGTCGCTCGCCAACGAGTACGACCTCGTCTGGGGCAAGGACGAGGACGACTGGGAGCGCATCGCCGCCATCGTCGGCGAGGAGGACCCGTTCGGCCACCTCATCTCGATCCACAACTGCCGCCCGTTCTACGACTACACCCGGCCGTGGATCACGCACGCGAGCATGCAGCGCGTCGACGTCTACCGCACCGCCGAGAACACCGACGAATGGCGCGAGCGCTGGGGCAAGCCCGTCGTCATCGACGAGTGCGCGTACGAGGGCGACATCGACCAGGGCTGGGGCAACATCACCGGCGAGGAGATGACCCGCCGATTCTGGGAGGGTGCCGTCCGCGGCGGGTACGTGGGCCACGGCGAGACCTACCTGCCGGCGCCGGTCGGCGAGGCGGTCATGCCCGCGTCCGCCGGCTCCGACGACGAGGTGCTGTGGTGGGCGAAGGGCGGCGTCCTGCACGGGTCCTCCCCCGCGCGGATCGCCTTCCTCGAGCGGTTCCTGGCCGCGGTCCCCGACGGCGTGCTCGAGCCCGCGGCATCCGACTGGGACGTGCCGTGGGCGCAGTCGCCGGATGGGACGGTGCGCGTGGCGTACTTCGGGTTCAACCGCCCGCGGTTCCGCTCCGTCCTGCTCGGCGAGGGCGACTGGGTCATCGACGTCGTCGACACCTGGAACATGACGATCGACCGGGTCGACGGCATCCATTCCGGGACCGTCCGGGTCACCCTGCCGGGGCGGCAGTTCGTGGCGCTGCGGGTGTCGCGCGTCTGA
- a CDS encoding Fic family protein encodes MSSAELPPPDHASASESGEQPDSSWPAIDHERREWVPAAAMGVRAARAGRASVAYDASVPPMIASRHPVLLPEVAADADEAAAELARFDAELGSRVAGFAPVLLRSEAASSSQIENLTASARAIFSAELGAKGSRNAELIAANTRSLQAALDLAEQITPASIAAMHRVLMESQPRHTPGEYRREQNWIGTRGDSPVGAEFVPPHHERVAALINDLAEFAARWDVPSLTSVAIAHAQFETIHPYTDGNGRTGRALAQSMLRYRGVTRNVAVPVSAGLLADVDGYHSALTAYRAGDPNPIVRAFASAAFRAVSNSRELVSDIDTVRGSWNDRLTARRDSSAWRLLDIFASRPVLDSATAAGALGIAQPNVYPPLKALVDAGIVRSKAEHKLGPFWRSEEILEALDAFAARAGRRQRV; translated from the coding sequence ATGAGTTCTGCGGAATTGCCGCCGCCCGACCACGCTTCCGCGAGCGAATCGGGGGAGCAGCCCGACTCGTCCTGGCCGGCGATCGATCACGAGAGACGGGAGTGGGTGCCGGCCGCCGCCATGGGGGTCCGCGCCGCACGCGCGGGTCGCGCGAGCGTCGCCTACGACGCGTCCGTGCCGCCGATGATCGCCTCGCGTCATCCCGTGCTGCTCCCCGAGGTCGCCGCCGACGCCGATGAGGCGGCGGCTGAGCTCGCGCGATTCGACGCGGAACTCGGGAGCCGGGTCGCCGGGTTCGCCCCGGTTCTCCTTCGTTCGGAGGCCGCGTCCTCGTCGCAGATCGAGAACCTGACGGCATCCGCGCGCGCGATCTTCTCGGCCGAGCTCGGGGCCAAGGGGTCTCGAAACGCCGAGCTGATCGCCGCGAACACGCGCTCACTTCAGGCGGCTCTCGACCTCGCGGAACAGATCACGCCCGCGAGCATCGCGGCGATGCATCGGGTTCTGATGGAATCGCAGCCCCGACACACTCCCGGCGAGTATCGCCGCGAACAGAACTGGATCGGAACGCGAGGGGACTCGCCCGTCGGAGCCGAGTTCGTCCCGCCTCATCATGAACGCGTTGCGGCCCTCATCAACGACCTCGCCGAGTTCGCGGCGCGCTGGGACGTACCCTCGCTCACCTCCGTCGCGATCGCCCACGCGCAGTTCGAGACGATCCACCCCTACACCGACGGCAACGGTCGGACGGGCCGAGCCCTCGCACAATCGATGCTTCGCTACCGCGGCGTCACTAGGAACGTCGCTGTTCCCGTCTCCGCGGGTCTCCTGGCGGATGTCGACGGGTATCACTCCGCGCTGACCGCCTACCGTGCGGGAGACCCCAACCCGATCGTCCGCGCCTTCGCGTCCGCCGCTTTCCGCGCCGTGTCCAACAGCCGAGAGCTCGTCTCCGACATCGACACGGTTCGCGGGTCCTGGAACGATCGGCTGACCGCCCGTCGTGACTCGAGCGCCTGGCGTCTCCTGGACATCTTCGCGTCCCGACCCGTCCTCGACTCGGCGACGGCCGCCGGGGCGCTGGGGATCGCCCAGCCCAACGTGTACCCGCCGCTGAAGGCGCTCGTCGACGCGGGTATCGTCCGCTCCAAGGCCGAGCACAAGCTGGGACCGTTCTGGCGAAGCGAAGAGATCCTCGAAGCTCTCGACGCGTTCGCGGCGCGGGCGGGGCGTCGCCAGCGCGTCTGA
- a CDS encoding FadR/GntR family transcriptional regulator: MPAYPADRSHEIAAALEALPAGSPVSEVARRLLDLFTTGSIAPGTRLPAERALSTTLGVGRSAVREALAALEILGIVDVRPGSGTYLRGTASSLLPQTLRWGLLLGDTDTAELLDLRAGLEIYVARLAADRADEAARERIAATLAEMTRSRHDLGAFARADRDFHDALGHAAGNALLVDQLNVVRSLLQVYADRAVQSADDAARAIAEHDAVDRAIRARDADAAASAMAVHMATASARLVGE, encoded by the coding sequence GTGCCCGCCTACCCCGCCGACCGCAGCCACGAGATCGCGGCCGCACTCGAGGCCCTCCCCGCGGGGTCGCCGGTCAGCGAGGTCGCCCGCCGCTTGCTCGATCTCTTCACCACGGGCTCTATCGCCCCGGGCACCCGCTTGCCCGCCGAGCGTGCGCTCTCCACGACGCTCGGCGTCGGGCGCTCGGCCGTCCGCGAGGCGCTCGCGGCGCTCGAGATCCTCGGCATCGTCGACGTCCGGCCCGGCTCGGGCACGTACCTGCGCGGCACCGCGAGCTCACTGCTGCCGCAGACGCTGCGCTGGGGACTGCTCCTCGGCGACACCGACACCGCTGAACTCCTCGACCTCCGCGCGGGGCTGGAGATCTACGTCGCCCGCCTGGCCGCGGACCGCGCCGACGAGGCCGCGCGAGAACGCATCGCGGCGACGCTGGCCGAGATGACCCGGTCGCGTCACGACCTCGGCGCGTTCGCGCGAGCCGACCGCGACTTCCACGACGCCCTCGGCCACGCCGCCGGCAACGCCCTCCTCGTCGACCAGCTCAACGTCGTCCGATCGCTGCTGCAGGTCTACGCCGACCGCGCGGTACAGAGCGCCGACGACGCGGCCCGGGCCATCGCCGAACACGATGCCGTCGACCGCGCGATCCGCGCGCGGGACGCCGACGCCGCGGCATCCGCGATGGCCGTGCACATGGCGACGGCGTCCGCGCGTCTCGTCGGGGAGTGA
- a CDS encoding MFS transporter, translated as MDTSTPLAAEPDVARRAIRKVAWRLVPFVALMFFINYLDRTAIGFAAPNGMNDDLALSAAQFGFASGVFFVGYILLEVPSNLALHRFGARRWLARIMVTWGIVALLFTWVQNFEQLVILRFLLGVAEAGFFPGAILFLSLWVPAAHRGRILMLFYLAQPLTTVIGAPLAGALIQQHGTFFGLEGWRFMFFGVAIPAIVVGVIAWFYLKDKPADANWLAADEKEWLTAALAKESAATAASQKHVSARFAFRSGRVWMLSFIYFGFIYGLYALAFFLPTIINGFQEQTGASFDVFQKGLITAIPYVPAAIAMYFWSRDASRRGLRTWHIVVPALVGAVSIPLALFAGSPALTIAVITLTAMAIFAALPNFWTLPTKFLTGAAAAAGVALINTIGNLAGFSAPYVTGAVHDWTGGYEVPMFIVGAVMLVSAILMVVLARRTAAAPAPTPEAIDVEETAR; from the coding sequence GTGGACACCTCCACTCCCCTCGCGGCGGAACCCGACGTCGCGCGTCGAGCCATCCGCAAAGTGGCCTGGCGACTGGTCCCCTTCGTCGCCCTGATGTTCTTCATCAACTACCTCGACCGCACCGCGATCGGCTTCGCCGCCCCGAACGGGATGAACGACGATCTCGCTCTCAGCGCCGCGCAGTTCGGCTTCGCCTCCGGCGTCTTCTTCGTCGGCTACATCCTTCTCGAGGTGCCCTCCAACCTCGCCCTGCACCGCTTCGGCGCCCGCCGCTGGCTCGCCCGGATAATGGTGACCTGGGGCATCGTCGCGCTGCTGTTCACGTGGGTGCAGAACTTCGAGCAGCTCGTGATCCTGCGCTTCCTGCTGGGTGTGGCCGAGGCCGGGTTCTTCCCCGGGGCGATCCTCTTCCTCAGCCTGTGGGTGCCCGCGGCGCATCGCGGTCGCATCCTGATGCTCTTCTACCTCGCCCAGCCCCTGACGACCGTGATCGGGGCCCCTCTCGCCGGAGCTCTCATCCAGCAGCACGGCACGTTCTTCGGCCTCGAGGGATGGCGTTTCATGTTCTTCGGCGTCGCGATCCCGGCGATCGTGGTGGGCGTCATCGCGTGGTTCTACCTCAAGGACAAGCCCGCCGATGCGAACTGGCTCGCCGCCGACGAGAAGGAGTGGCTGACCGCCGCGCTCGCGAAGGAATCGGCCGCGACCGCGGCGAGCCAGAAGCACGTCTCCGCGCGCTTCGCCTTCCGCAGCGGGCGCGTGTGGATGCTGTCGTTCATCTACTTCGGCTTCATCTACGGCCTGTACGCCCTTGCCTTCTTCCTGCCGACGATCATCAACGGGTTCCAGGAGCAGACCGGGGCCTCCTTCGACGTGTTCCAGAAGGGCCTCATCACCGCCATCCCCTACGTCCCGGCGGCGATCGCGATGTACTTCTGGTCGCGCGACGCCTCTCGACGAGGCCTGCGTACGTGGCACATCGTGGTCCCCGCGCTCGTGGGCGCAGTCAGCATCCCCCTGGCCCTGTTCGCGGGCTCCCCCGCCCTGACGATCGCCGTGATCACGCTGACCGCGATGGCGATCTTCGCCGCGCTGCCGAACTTCTGGACCCTGCCGACGAAGTTCCTCACCGGCGCCGCCGCCGCCGCTGGAGTGGCGCTCATCAACACGATCGGCAACCTGGCCGGATTCAGCGCGCCGTACGTCACCGGTGCCGTGCACGACTGGACGGGCGGCTACGAGGTTCCGATGTTCATCGTCGGCGCCGTGATGCTGGTCTCCGCGATCCTCATGGTCGTCCTCGCCCGCCGGACGGCAGCCGCACCCGCGCCGACGCCCGAGGCCATCGACGTCGAGGAGACGGCTCGGTGA
- a CDS encoding dihydroxyacetone kinase family protein, with protein MTRLWNEPAAFADEMIDGFVAANGRYVRRIPGGVARATTSPSGQVAVVVGGGSGHYPAFGGLVGPGLAHAAAMGNLFASPSTQQVYSAARTADNGGGVFFAYGNYAGDVLNFDAAQERLRGEGIDAQTVTVTDDISSAPPAERHRRRGIAGDLTVFRAAAAAAERGDDLDGVARVAALANERTRSFGVAFTGCTLPGAQDPLFSVAEGRMAVGLGIHGEQGIDETAIPTADGLAEMLVAALLDPAEVPDGVASVSGARVVPVLNGLGSLKYEEMFVVYRRIAQLLDDAGIDIVDPHVGEYCTSFDMAGTSLTLYWLDDELAALWEHPVDTPAYRRGAVAATERLSAPVTETETADEIPDADDTSRATAQTVRLAVEAIADTIDAHVDELGRLDAVAGDGDHGIGMQRGAHAARAAADDAAAAGAGAATTLRRAADAWADRAGGTSGALWGVILGAIARTLGDTGAPTTADVASGVSAAARAVTDYGKAEVGDKTLVDALVPFAATLAHAVDGGASLASAWASAADSAERAAAATADLLPRKGRARTHGEHAVGTPDPGAVSLALITAAIAPVLATASENGTPS; from the coding sequence GTGACCCGTCTCTGGAACGAGCCGGCCGCGTTCGCGGACGAGATGATCGACGGCTTCGTCGCGGCCAACGGCCGCTACGTCCGCCGCATCCCCGGAGGCGTCGCGCGCGCGACGACCTCGCCGAGCGGGCAGGTCGCGGTCGTGGTGGGCGGCGGGTCCGGCCACTATCCGGCCTTCGGCGGTCTCGTCGGCCCGGGCCTGGCGCACGCGGCGGCGATGGGCAATCTCTTCGCCTCCCCGTCGACGCAGCAGGTGTACAGCGCGGCGCGGACCGCTGACAACGGCGGCGGGGTGTTCTTCGCCTACGGCAACTACGCCGGCGACGTCCTGAACTTCGACGCGGCACAGGAGCGGCTGCGCGGCGAGGGCATCGACGCGCAGACCGTCACCGTCACCGACGACATCTCCTCCGCACCTCCCGCCGAACGCCACCGGCGGCGGGGCATCGCGGGCGATCTCACGGTCTTCCGCGCCGCCGCGGCCGCCGCCGAACGGGGGGACGACCTCGACGGAGTGGCCCGCGTCGCCGCCCTCGCCAACGAGCGCACCCGCTCCTTCGGCGTGGCGTTCACGGGCTGCACGCTCCCCGGCGCTCAGGACCCGCTGTTCAGCGTCGCCGAGGGGCGCATGGCGGTGGGGCTCGGCATCCACGGCGAACAGGGGATCGACGAGACCGCGATCCCGACCGCCGACGGACTCGCCGAGATGCTGGTGGCGGCGCTCCTCGACCCCGCCGAGGTCCCCGACGGCGTGGCATCCGTCTCCGGCGCCCGCGTGGTGCCGGTGCTGAACGGGCTCGGCTCGCTCAAGTACGAGGAGATGTTCGTCGTGTACCGGCGGATCGCCCAGCTCCTCGACGACGCCGGGATCGACATCGTCGACCCGCACGTGGGCGAGTACTGCACCTCGTTCGACATGGCCGGCACGTCGCTGACGCTCTACTGGCTCGACGACGAACTCGCGGCGCTCTGGGAGCACCCGGTCGACACCCCCGCTTACCGGCGAGGAGCGGTCGCCGCGACCGAGCGCCTGTCGGCGCCGGTGACCGAGACGGAGACCGCCGACGAGATCCCGGATGCCGACGACACCTCGCGCGCGACGGCGCAGACGGTGCGGCTCGCGGTGGAGGCGATCGCCGACACCATCGACGCGCACGTCGACGAGCTCGGACGCCTGGATGCCGTCGCCGGCGACGGCGACCACGGCATCGGGATGCAGCGCGGCGCCCACGCGGCGCGAGCCGCGGCGGACGACGCCGCCGCCGCGGGCGCGGGGGCCGCCACCACGCTGCGGCGCGCCGCGGACGCGTGGGCCGACCGCGCGGGCGGGACGTCCGGCGCGCTGTGGGGAGTGATCCTCGGCGCGATCGCCCGCACGCTGGGCGACACGGGTGCACCGACGACCGCCGACGTCGCGAGCGGGGTGTCCGCCGCCGCACGCGCGGTCACCGACTACGGGAAGGCCGAAGTGGGCGACAAGACGCTCGTGGACGCTCTCGTGCCCTTCGCCGCGACCCTCGCCCACGCGGTCGACGGCGGCGCCTCGCTCGCCTCCGCCTGGGCGTCCGCGGCCGACTCGGCCGAGCGGGCCGCCGCGGCGACCGCCGATCTGCTGCCCCGCAAGGGCCGCGCCCGCACCCACGGCGAACACGCCGTGGGAACCCCCGACCCGGGCGCCGTCTCCCTCGCGCTCATCACCGCCGCGATCGCCCCCGTGCTGGCGACCGCCTCCGAGAACGGAACCCCCTCATGA
- a CDS encoding ribose-5-phosphate isomerase, giving the protein MTSPLRIVIGSDDAGFDYKEILKRDLEANEGVLAVTDVGVDADGHTPYPTVAIEAASRVANGEADRALLICGTGLGVAIAANKVPGIRAVTAHDSFSVERGVLSNNAQVLTMGQRVVGIELARRLVREWLTYRFDDSSASAEKVAVLTAYENAGSC; this is encoded by the coding sequence ATGACCTCTCCCCTGCGCATCGTGATCGGCTCCGACGACGCCGGCTTCGACTACAAGGAGATCCTCAAGCGCGACCTCGAGGCGAACGAAGGCGTCCTCGCGGTCACCGATGTGGGCGTGGATGCCGACGGCCACACGCCCTACCCGACGGTCGCGATCGAGGCGGCCTCCCGCGTCGCCAACGGCGAAGCCGACCGGGCGCTCCTGATCTGCGGAACCGGACTGGGCGTGGCGATCGCGGCCAACAAGGTCCCCGGCATCCGCGCGGTCACCGCGCACGACTCCTTCTCGGTCGAGCGCGGGGTGCTGTCCAACAACGCGCAGGTGCTCACCATGGGCCAGCGGGTCGTCGGGATCGAGCTCGCGCGACGGCTCGTGCGCGAGTGGCTGACCTACCGCTTCGACGACTCCTCGGCGAGCGCCGAGAAGGTCGCCGTCCTCACCGCGTACGAGAACGCCGGATCCTGCTGA
- a CDS encoding triose-phosphate isomerase family protein, translating into MTAPVWVGVSLKTYFGHARALAWLDDVAGIARETPAIASGAVRLVVVPTYLQIPAALAAFAGTDVRVGAQDVSAHPSGAFTGEITAAELAEIGVAFAEIGHAERRRLFGETDAETAAKAAAALTAGLTPLLCLGETERTAPEIAAATVVAQLHADLEGAPAGAVTVAYEPVWAIGAESPASLAHIVPVARALRAALDALPERAGSTVVYGGSAGPGLLTDLGGAVDGLFLGRFAHDPAQLRRVLDEAAARAGVSA; encoded by the coding sequence ATGACCGCACCGGTGTGGGTCGGGGTGAGCCTGAAGACGTACTTCGGACACGCCCGCGCCCTCGCGTGGCTGGACGACGTCGCCGGTATCGCCCGTGAGACACCCGCCATCGCTTCCGGCGCGGTGCGGCTCGTCGTCGTCCCCACGTACCTGCAGATCCCCGCGGCGCTCGCGGCCTTCGCCGGAACGGACGTACGGGTGGGTGCCCAGGATGTCTCCGCACACCCGTCCGGCGCCTTCACCGGCGAGATCACGGCCGCCGAGCTCGCGGAGATCGGCGTCGCGTTCGCCGAGATCGGTCACGCCGAGCGTCGACGCCTGTTCGGGGAGACCGACGCGGAGACGGCGGCGAAGGCCGCGGCCGCGCTGACCGCGGGTCTCACGCCGCTCCTCTGCCTGGGCGAGACCGAGAGAACCGCCCCCGAGATCGCTGCGGCGACCGTCGTGGCCCAGCTCCACGCGGATCTCGAGGGTGCACCGGCGGGCGCGGTCACCGTCGCCTACGAGCCGGTGTGGGCGATCGGCGCGGAGTCCCCGGCATCCCTCGCGCACATCGTCCCCGTCGCGCGGGCGCTGCGCGCGGCGCTCGACGCCCTGCCGGAGCGCGCGGGCAGCACGGTGGTGTACGGCGGGTCGGCGGGGCCGGGCCTGCTCACCGACCTCGGCGGGGCGGTGGACGGCCTGTTCCTCGGCCGATTCGCCCATGACCCCGCGCAGCTTCGCCGCGTCCTCGACGAGGCCGCCGCCCGCGCGGGGGTGAGCGCGTGA